In a genomic window of Methylobacter sp. YRD-M1:
- a CDS encoding ParA family protein, producing MRRVIFNQKGGVGKSTITCNLAAISAVEGKRTLVIDLDVQGNSTQYLLGKKVSDSEKTIAHFFKDSLSLGLFGGNTSGLENVIHETPFPDLFVIPSHPDLEPLQARLESRYKIFKLKEALEKLQGFDAIYMDTPPILNFYSQSALIAADKCLIPFDCDTFAREALYLLMQALKEVKADHNQNLEIEGIIVNQFQKQANLPRQLVDQLVEEGLPVLAAMISPSIKVRESHTEARPLIHYAPNHKLTEEFKALHAEIHSN from the coding sequence GTGCCGTGGAAGGCAAACGCACTTTAGTGATCGATCTGGACGTTCAAGGCAATTCCACGCAATACTTACTCGGCAAGAAAGTCAGTGACAGCGAAAAAACTATTGCTCACTTTTTTAAAGACAGCTTAAGTCTTGGCCTGTTCGGAGGCAATACTTCCGGGCTTGAAAATGTGATTCATGAAACGCCTTTCCCAGATCTGTTCGTTATTCCTTCTCATCCTGATCTTGAACCCTTGCAAGCTCGCCTGGAATCGCGCTATAAAATCTTTAAATTAAAAGAGGCGCTGGAAAAATTGCAGGGTTTTGATGCGATCTATATGGATACGCCCCCCATTCTCAACTTTTATAGCCAATCTGCTTTAATTGCTGCGGATAAATGCTTGATTCCTTTTGATTGCGATACGTTTGCCCGAGAGGCGTTATACTTATTAATGCAAGCTTTGAAAGAAGTTAAAGCCGACCATAACCAAAATCTTGAAATTGAAGGCATCATCGTCAACCAATTCCAAAAACAGGCGAATTTGCCTCGTCAATTAGTTGATCAGCTTGTCGAAGAAGGATTACCTGTACTGGCGGCAATGATTTCGCCTTCGATCAAAGTCAGAGAATCGCATACAGAAGCCCGACCATTGATTCATTATGCGCCTAATCATAAATTGACCGAAGAATTCAAAGCATTACACGCGGAAATTCATAGCAACTAA